Proteins encoded in a region of the Uloborus diversus isolate 005 chromosome 1, Udiv.v.3.1, whole genome shotgun sequence genome:
- the LOC129223412 gene encoding carbonyl reductase [NADPH] 2-like translates to MFDCFSVDQSQMHFHFLLRQTTNCLKLFKRSASHSAMDIRFDGKRALVTGAGKGIGRALTLKLVEGGAEVIAVSRTQSDLDSLKTVSSKIYPLCLDIGNWDATKASISEVLPVDLLVNNAAIMDVQEYGELTEEDVDRTLNINVKSVVNITQMVVNDMKARGQGGSIVNVSSTLGLYAAPSYGVYCGSKGAVHQLTRSMAVEFGPHKIRVNSVNPTAVRTRMAEKEGLFDPNNAFARQLIQRTPLRRFAEVEDVVNSILFLLSDKASMVTGIAMVIDGGLSVSYT, encoded by the exons ATGTTTGATTGCTTTAGTGTTGATCAGAGTCAGATGCATTTTCACTTCCTCTTGAGACAGACGactaattgtttaaaattgttcaAACGATCCGCTTCTCATTCCGCAATGGATATAAGATTCGATGGAAAAAGAGCTCTTGTTACGGGAGCAGGAAAgg GCATTGGAAGAGCTTTAACACTAAAATTAGTGGAAGGTGGAGCTGAAGTTATTGCCGTCAGCAGAACTCAATCAGATTTGGACTCTCTTAAAACAGtg AGCTCAAAAATCTACCCTCTATGCCTGGACATTGGTAATTGGGATGCCACTAAGGCTTCCATTTCAGAAGTACTCCCAGTGGACTTGTTGGTGAACAACGCTGCCATCATGGACGTCCAAGAGTATGGAGAACTCACGGAAGAAGACGTTGACCG AACCCTTAATATCAATGTGAAGTCTGTTGTTAATATCACTCAG ATGGTTGTCAACGATATGAAAGCCAGAGGACAAGGTGGATCAATCGTAAATGTTTCGAGCACCCTTGGGCTGTACGCTGCTCCAAGTTACGGTGTTTATTGCGGCAGCAAAGGCGCAGTGCATCAATTGACACGAAGCATGGCTGTGGAGTTTGGGCCGCATAAG attcgAGTCAACTCCGTGAATCCAACTGCCGTACGCACTCGCATGGCAGAAAAAGAAGGTCTTTTTGATCCTAACAACGCGTTTGCTCGTCAGTTAATACAGCGAACCCCACTTCGTAGATTTGCTG aagTGGAAGATGTGGTAAATTCAATATTATTCCTTCTAAGCGATAAAGCTTCCATGGTTACTGGCATCGCCATGGTAATTGATGGTGGTCTATCTGTGagctatacataa